One part of the Amphiura filiformis chromosome 5, Afil_fr2py, whole genome shotgun sequence genome encodes these proteins:
- the LOC140152068 gene encoding cytochrome P450 2U1-like: MLVFLNSYSSIREAFQNKLISDRPYTDIEEKLGGKGNGIVLSSGSPWIEQRRFTLRAFSRFGRRCFEDKISTEASALIREFLKHGGKAFDPETLFPKATSNILCSVVFGKRFDYDDPEFERLLHITNRQIELIGPGLVALYVPLIKYFLGAFNQELVDLAAEQRRKTKKMIAEHKENFDSNILDCYLDVYRSQIEKSKENGTESEVNEDNLISTIRDIYMAGTETSATTLRWLMLYMMEYPQVQSLIQTELDAVVGRNRMPRMSDKPNLVYTRATILEVQRIQSLGPIGFPHMSSRKTFIGDFEIPAGTIVVPNVWAIDHDPDVWPDPVRFDPNRFISKDGEVFREDEIIPFGIGHRACVGESLAKIELLLIFSYLLHQFTLKKADEMTKLNFKGVVGAAYSPQRFDMVAVQRE, encoded by the exons ATGCTTGTATTCCTGAATTCTTACAGCTCGATTCGGGAAGCGTTTCAGAACAAATTAATTTCCGACCGCCCTTACACCGACATAGAGGAAAAGTTGGGCGGGAAAGGAAATG GTATCGTCTTGTCTTCAGGCTCCCCTTGGATAGAGCAACGTAGATTTACTTTACGCGCCTTCAGCAGATTTGGGCGACGATGCTTTGAAGATAAAATTTCAACTGAAGCAAGCGCACTAATAAGAGAGTTTTTAAAACATGGCGGCAAGGCATTTGATCCGGAGACACTTTTTCCAAAAGCTACGTCTAATATCCTCTGTTCGGTGGTTTTTGGGAAGCGGTTTGATTACGATGACCCGGAATTTGAACGACTTTTGCACATTACTAATCGGCAAATAGAACTAATAGGACCAGGTTTGGTTGCACTATACGTTCCGCTTATCAAATACTTTCTAGGAGCCTTTAATCAAGAGCTAGTCGATTTAGCTGCGGAGCAACGCCGAAAGACCAAGAAGATGATTGCCGAACACAAAGAAAACTTCGATTCCAACATTTTGGACTGTTACCTTGACGTTTACCGGAGCCAAATtgagaaaagtaaagaaaatggtACAGAATCAGAAGTGAATGAGGACAACCTGATAAGCACTATTCGAGACATATATATGGCTGGAACCGAAACTTCAGCCACTACGTTGAGATGGTTAATGCTATATATGATGGAGTATCCTCAAGTGCAGAGCCTCATACAGACAGAGCTTGATGCGGTAGTCGGTAGAAATCGTATGCCACGAATGTCCGACAAACCAAATCTAGTCTACACCCGTGCCACTATACTCGAAGTCCAGCGCATCCAATCATTAGGGCCAATTGGTTTTCCTCACATGTCTTCAAGAAAGACTTTTATAGGAGACTTTGAAATCCCTGCTGGCACTATTGTGGTACCAAACGTTTGGGCTATCGATCACGATCCAGATGTCTGGCCTGATCCTGTGAGATTCGATCCAAACCGATTCATTAGTAAAGATGGTGAAGTGTTCAGAGAAGACGAGATCATCCCGTTTGGGATAG GTCATCGTGCATGCGTTGGTGAGAGTCTGGCCAAAATAGAACTGCTCCTCATCTTTTCTTATCTACTGCACCAGTTCACACTCAAGAAAGCAGACGAGATGACTAAACTGAACTTCAAGGGAGTAGTAGGAGCCGCTTACAGCCCACAGCGTTTTGATATGGTTGCCGTTCAAAGGGAATAA